Proteins from one Juglans microcarpa x Juglans regia isolate MS1-56 chromosome 6S, Jm3101_v1.0, whole genome shotgun sequence genomic window:
- the LOC121236903 gene encoding uncharacterized protein LOC121236903, which translates to MGNCLRHHESSMQWGGEDWGSPAKDQGLCAINKCGDKMGGKAMEMEEEGLFGHGRVFTSSSSATTAASTTPTTEVKIKITRKQLEELLGRVDLKELSVHQVLAQLMNVSDRYETHQRSWRPALQSIPEVN; encoded by the coding sequence ATGGGGAATTGTTTGCGGCATCACGAGTCTTCTATGCAATGGGGCGGTGAGGACTGGGGATCGCCGGCAAAGGATCAAGGGCTTTGTGCTATAAATAAGTGCGGCGACAAAATGGGCGGCAAGGCCATGGAGATGGAAGAGGAGGGACTTTTCGGACATGGCAGAGTCTTCACTTCTTCTTCGTCTGCAACAACAGCAGCAAGCACTACTCCTACTACCGAGGTGAAGATCAAGATCACAAGGAAGCAGCTGGAGGAGTTGCTGGGTAGAGTGGACTTAAAAGAATTGTCGGTGCATCAGGTTTTGGCGCAGCTGATGAACGTTAGCGATCGATATGAGACGCATCAGCGGTCGTGGAGGCCTGCCCTGCAGAGTATTCCCGAAGTTAACTGA